In Triticum aestivum cultivar Chinese Spring chromosome 5B, IWGSC CS RefSeq v2.1, whole genome shotgun sequence, the following proteins share a genomic window:
- the LOC123115584 gene encoding chloroplast stem-loop binding protein of 41 kDa b, chloroplastic: MQAGGFLEPEIIHYNPKDFDLGKKKAFPFRDQHFFASVEKANKDIGVTPEYDLLDGLTDSYNLDFGRGSFRKEADFTTNDMILGKKLVSV, translated from the exons ATGCAGGCTGGAGGGTTCCTTGAGCCGGAGATCATCCACTACAACCCCAAGGACTTCGATCTCGGCAAAAAGAAGGCCTTCCCCTTTAGAGACCAG CATTTCTTCGCCTCGGTGGAGAAAGCCAACAAGGACATCGGGGTTACGCCGGAGTACGACCTCCTCGACGGCTTGACGGACTCGTACAACCTCGACTTTGGCCGCGGGAGCTTCAGGAAGGAGGCTGACTTCACCACGAACGACATGATCCTCGGCAAGAAGCTCGTGAGCGTCTGA
- the LOC123110281 gene encoding chloroplast stem-loop binding protein of 41 kDa b, chloroplastic, producing the protein MAAASVSLKSSLFLSSPLSDFGGAAISISAQNRRRSWQPRGARMQVAAAADSKNILIMGGTRFIGLFLSRKLVQEGHQVTLFTRGKAPITQQLPGESDAEYAEFSSKVLHLKGDRKDFDFVKTSLAAKGFNVVYDINGREATEVSPILEALPNLEQFIYCSSAGVYLKSDLLPHFETDAVDPKSRHKGKLETESLLETSGVNWTSIRPVYIYGPLNYNPVEEWFFHRLKAGRPIPIPNAGNQITQLGHVKDLATAFIKVLDNPKASKQVYNISGSKYVTFDGLARACAKAGGFPEPEIIHYNPKDFDFGKKKAFPFRDQHFFASVEKASKDLGVTPEYDLLDGLTDSYNLDFGRGTFRKEADFTTDDMILGKKLVSV; encoded by the exons ATGGCGGCGGCAAGCGTCTCCCTGAAGAGCAGCCTCTTCCTGTCTTCCCCTCTATCCGACTTCGGGGGCGCAGCCATCTCCATCTCAGCCCAG AATAGGAGAAGGTCATGGCAGCCAAGGGGGGCGAGAATGCAGGTGGCAGCAGCTGCAGACTCCAAGAACATTCTCATCATGGGGGGCACCAGGTTCATCGGTCTCTTCCTCTCCAGGAAACTTGTCCAGGAGGGACACCAG GTGACATTGTTCACCAGAGGAAAGGCACCCATAACCCAGCAGTTGCCAGGTGAATCAGATGCAGAGTATGCAGAGTTCTCTTCCAAG GTGCTGCATTTGAAAGGTGATAGGAAAGACTTTGATTTCGTGAAGACCAGCCTTGCTGCTAAGGGCTTCAATGTCGTCTATGATATTAATG GGCGCGAGGCCACTGAAGTATCCCCCATACTAGAAGCGTTGCCGAACCTGGAACA GTTTATCTATTGTTCATCGGCAGGAGTCTACCTTAAATCAGACCTGCTCCCACACTTTGAG ACCGACGCTGTGGACCCGAAAAGCCGGCACAAGGGAAAGCTGGAGACGGAGAGCCTGCTGGAGACGAGCGGCGTGAACTGGACGTCCATCAGGCCGGTCTATATCTACGGCCCTCTCAACTACAACCCTGTGGAGGAGTGGTTCTTCCACCGGCTCAAGGCCGGTCGCCCGATCCCCATCCCTAATGCTGGGAACCAGATCACCCAGCTCGGCCACGTCAAG GATTTGGCGACGGCCTTCATCAAGGTCCTCGACAACCCCAAGGCAAGCAAGCAGGTGTACAACATCTCCGGCAGCAAGTACGTCACCTTTGACGGGCTTGCGCGGGCATGCGCAAAG GCTGGAGGGTTCCCTGAGCCGGAGATCATCCACTACAACCCCAAGGACTTCGATTTCGgcaagaagaaggccttccccttCAGAGACCAG CACTTCTTCGCGTCGGTGGAGAAGGCCAGCAAGGACCTCGGGGTTACGCCGGAGTACGACCTCCTTGACGGCTTGACGGACTCGTACAACCTCGACTTCGGCCGCGGGACCTTCAGGAAGGAGGCCGACTTCACCACGGACGACATGATCCTCGGCAAGAAGCTCGTGAGCGTGTGA